GTCTCCCAAAAGATTGTAAAGAGGGTAGCGGGAAAGGAACGAAAGACAGTACGGGATCCAGTATGTCTCGTCCGGGTTGTCGTAAAAATCAGACTCCGTCCGTTTCCTCAGCTCCCTGATTGTCTCGGCCCTCTTCTCATCGGCTCGCGACCACACCTTAAGGCAAATACCGTAGAGTGTGTGAGAGGAATCCTGCTGGAGAACGAAGGCGTGGTGAACACAGTGGGGCTGGCTGCGACCAGTGCAAATCTCGACATCGTGAGGGAAGCAGGCCTGGGAGCAAAATTAATGGTTAGATCGATCATAGACAATATGGAATCATAAAGGGTCCGCGAGCCCCCCCTGCTTGGCGAATATACTCACTCTCATCGCGGCGTGCAGAGACCTAGCGATCTCGTTGTCCTGCTCCAATCTTGGGCTGCTACCGAGGATCTCGGGGAGCCAAAACTGTCCAACTGCACCCTTCATGTGACCAATCTTGCCCTGGGCTGGCGGGGGCGCCTTCACCCATTGCGAGGGCTCACGGCCCACACCGCAAACCATGTAGGCATGTGTAAGGGTTTTGGGTGTCCTCTGTTGCGGCTTGACATTCAGCGAGGACGGAATCGGCTGTGTGATCCTCGAGTGCAACGAGGAGGTACGGCTCGGAATTATGAGGTTGGTATCGCCCTGGTCGCGGGTAGTCGGCCTGCCTTCGCGATCCCCAGTCCGGGGCCGGGTGAAGGACGAATGTGCGTTCAGCGAAGGAGCCATTTTGTCCGCCCGGCGTAATCGATCGCTATTCTGCTGGTCTAACTGAAAAAACACCACTTCGCCGCCCTGGCGGTGGTGTCTAAATGTGTTGAAATGACGGTTGAGTTGTCCTTCTGTTTGCCGACGATGGCAAATCCGAAGTCAAGAAACGAACGCTTGGTCAACAAGATGCGGCGTGTGGTCGAATCGGGGAGCGGACCACGTCTGTGAGTTTTGTCCGAAGTAGCGCAAGGCCCCAACGCTGGTGAGAGTTGCGTGTCAAACGGGACGATGGCCTCACTTCGTGCGTTCCAGCCAAGGTTCGGTCCGTCGTTCCCCAAAATGTCGACCAGGCAGGACGAGAGGTTAATGAATACTCTCGAAAGTACTGGAGTCCAGCCAGCTCTGCCAGTCTCCAATGTACTTGTCGCTGCTCAGACAGACGTGGGTGGTGACCGGTCTGTTAGTGCTTTGCTTGACGACCTTGCCGGCAGTGGATGGGTACACAAAAGAAGGGCGAAAGAAACGAGGGAATGGGAGAACAAAAATGTGAGGCGGGCGGTAGGGCAAGAAAGAGCAAGAAAGCAAAAAGGCCGAGCGCCGGAGACGATGGTTGGGAGGGCCTcaatgagaaaaaaagggacggATGAATGGGACGAGCAAAGCAAAGGAGCTGCGGGTCTGGGCATCCAGTAtcgaacagaaaaaaagaaaaaaaaaaaaaaaggggaagcTGCTGTGTGCTCTACTCTCCAACGTCGCATCGGCCTCGCCTCCTCTGTGATCGCTGCACCAGAAGAGACAGCACCAGGAACAGGGTGTGAATTAAGGTGGGGCCGGACCAGGATAAAGTCAAGGTGGTGTGGTAGGGTGCCTGGCCTTCAACGTTGCACCGGTATTGGTAGGAGTAACGAATACAAGGAACGGCGCCGGTCAACCAAATCGCCTCATCGTTGCAGACAAATTCCTGTCAATTGCAAGGAGGTTCCTGTGATTTCCGTAATCATCAGCACCAAGTGCAACGGCTTCAATTGCCACGAGGGGTTTGCAGTAGTCGCCAATTGCTGGAGGCATTTAGCTCAAGGGATAGCGTACGAGGTAGCGGCTACTTGAGGGCTTGCAGATGACCCCTAGTACCAGTTTTGGTATGCTAACTATATTAGGTTAGACGACAGGAGACCCTAGCAATTCTCAATTTTGGGATGGCTCCAAAAAAGGCATAGTTCATCACGAACCACAGAGCGGGGGAAAAAGTCGTCCTCCTGTTATTTCACGATGCTACTTGGTACTGTACACTGACGTTAGGTACTTTGTACAGCAATCAATACCGTCACAATCTCCAACATGCTGAAAATAGGGAAGATTTGTTTGGTTTGGTATTCTTATCTTTTGCTATAATGTTTTTCCGCCCAACAATAATTAGTTCACATACCATGAGTCAATATGCTGCTATTCATTAGATAGACTCGAAATCAAATTAATTGAGTACTACTGCACATATGAGGTTAGTTAAGGCAGCAACGGAAAGTACTCGGTAGGTACGTAGTAGGCTTTGCGAGAGGCTTGGTACGTACCTCGCTTGGTGAGATTCGGACCAACTGCGCTGATCGCCAAATGGTTGGCGACTGTGGCAATGGGGACttgaggaaaagaaaaaaaagataaaatcAAACACCGGTAAATAAAGCCCACGTTATCATGAGCCACGAGATTACCCTTTGTAGATTTCATTTGTGCCAGAGAACGTTGGGTTGCAGATCCGTGTGTGAGGCGATATTTGGGCCAGCCCTTGTCCCACGCCCAGCACGCCTTCCGAGAGCCGGTTTGTGTTTGGGGCTCCGCTTTCTTCTCGAGCTTTGCTTCTTTGATGCGAGACTCAGGCTCAGCCCCTCCAAAACCCAATCCCCCATTTGCTCAATGTGGGCCTTTGGTCTCCAGATCCAGTGTGATTACGAATCGCGTCGTAGATTTTTCATCGCATCAAATCCATCGGTACCGTCCAAAGAtgaaaaacaaacaagatACCAAGTCAGTTTCGGCAGGGCCGTGGGGGTTGGGCAAAAACAAACAGCCAGATAGAGCATGAATAGGAGGCGTTGGCCTTGAGAGATTTATGCATCTGTGCTCAGAATAATTCCCATTGGAAGGCGATTCGAGACGGTTGGGGATCAAGACAAGCACAGCGATGCTTGCCACTCTTTCTCCAGTTCGATGGAAGGTCCCGTGATGTATAACAAGGAAATCCCTTGTGTTCTATACGCACGTACGAAAAGACGTGCCCAACATTGCTTCTGACAAGCGACGAAGCTATGTACGGAGTACAAAAATACTGCGATTGCGCACAAGCCTCCTACGCCGTACACAGTGAACACTGAAGAACCTCTTCCTTACTTGCTTGATGACCCGCACAACCCACCCACACGTTCGACGCTTTGACCCAAAATCCCTAGAGTGACAGGGCTAGGCGGAAGCAATATTTGTACCATAGTACAACAGCCTGGGCCTGGGTTGTGCAATGTTTCTGCACCCCCGCTGTCGACCGGCTCATGTCCGGTGGTGCAGTTCTGCAAATATTGTTCGCTCGCCTACCTATGAGTAATAATGGAGGAGCACGGTTGTGCGGTAAAGACGGGAACgcacatctttttttttttcgacggCAAAACAATTGCATAGCGACAGGGACCCCAGTCCCAATCGGCTGAATCGGCCTCCCATCCAATCTTCTCTATGGTGTCGAGGATGAACCGGTGGGTTTGTTTTGACTCGGCTCACCCAAGGTAATCTGGCTCATACTGCGATCCACGAGCTGTCAGTGTTTTTTAGGTACAGAGTAACTGTTGTCGGAGATTttgcaacttttttttctcaataAGGGAAATTTGGAGGGGtgcaaaaaaagagtcgACGAAAAAAGTACTTAGTAAGACGTTACCAGAGTCCGCAGGATGCAATGCCGTTAGAAAAGAAGAGCAATCCACCAGAGTTCCCACATTGGACTGGTTGATGCTTATGGGAGGCGGTCGTTTTTGAAACGTCCCAGCTGAAGCTTGATGCCGACAACATTTATGCAGTCATTTCCTAGGGGGGCTCCTTGGCGGCACATTCATTCACAGTGGAGGAGCGCAGGGCAGCAGGTGGGCCATGCCTCCCTCTTCTCGGAAATTCCTCCGCCTGTTCTGCCGACCTGTCATATCCTTGGCCTCGTCTGTCAGCTTAACTGCACTTTCTGTCACAAAATTGGTGCATTAGTCAAGGTGGATATAAGAAAGGATGAACGATTATTATGTTGGTTTCTTTTATACCACTTGACTGTACGTCGCAATTACTCGCATTCCCAAGACTTTTTCCGCACGTCCTCAAATGTGATCAAAGCCGGGTAGCGATCCGTGGAACGGGCTGTAGTAATCTGCGAGCAAACAAATGACATTTCACTTGGGAGATCCGAGGGCAATGCAGAGACCCGTCGTTGGCCGAGTGAATGACGAGGCCATGAAGGAGGGGTTTTTTGCTCGATCTCCATCTCGTTTGCGGTGCGCCACGTCTCGCCCTACGTCTGGTCTGgcctgatttttttttttttctctctcgacTCTCGATATATTACTTTGGCGACTGCCGGACCATGTTGCGAATCCCTTGCAGTGCGCCCAAAATTCAGGTTTGAAACATTCAAGTCGTGGCCACCATGGTCTAAACTTGTGGCGTATTCGGGGAAACACGAGCGCTTCATCTAGCTGGTTTGTCTAGCAggtctaggtacctaggtgggCAGCTGTCTACATCTCACGCCAGCTTTTGTCCCAAATAAATTGAACACGGTTCGCGATGAGACAAGAGATGATCGCGGATGTAAACAAATCTCGTGTCGACTCGAATTTATGCAgcagctgtgtgttttttgcCTCTTACGATACGGACTTCCGCGCACAGGCAGACCCTTCTGAGAGCCCTCAACTCACAGAACTGATGCGATTTGCTTGCCAAATTCGCCAAGGAGAGGGGGGAGAAAAAGATGGAATGGAAAGATAGAGAAGCACAGTACGGTACGGTACACGAGTATAAAACAGGTAGTAAGGACCCGATTATACTAATAACAGGGCACATATTCAGACAACAGTGTAGGAATGCCCGAAATTgatgcaggtccctttaccaTAGTTGCATCTAGATTGCAAGTATAACAGCGAGCATAATGCTTGTCCGAGCGGACCATTTCCGAGTCGGTGGTTTTTGTTGGTTCCTATTCTCCTTCGCCCGATCCAATGAAGGGTGATTGTTATTACCTGTCTTGCTATGATTGCTCCGTATATGGTTATAGATACGAAAGTAGGTGAGAATTCaatccaagctttgccaaATTCAGGTTTGATTGTCAATTAAGAATTGATAGTTTGGTTTTTTggtggggtttttttttcgtcataAAATGACAGGTTAACGGGGAGCAACaagtgaagaaaaaaaattggcTCGATTGCCCACATACCGTGCAGTGAGAGACGTCAAATGTCTCTCCAACGTCTGACGGACAGGCTTGGAACTATCCAGTGGAGTGGCGACTTTCGGCTACGACGCCGCCGTTTCCTAGCTGGCTAGGGGTGGGAGGCAATGCTGGGTACATACCTACTACCGTATATAGTAGGAGAATAAGGTGCCTGCCAACCTGCCTTGACCTACCGACGATACGACGCTTGTTCGGTACCTTGTGTTGTTGTGACCAGAAACTTGATTGTTGGCCCTGTGCTACGGTGTGGTGCCTTTACATGGGAAAGTACCGGCCAAGACCATCGGGGGTCAACACCACCTACCTAATTTGGATGCCATCACACTGACCCGTTCCCATTGATCACGAAAGCGTGGAAATATATTCACCACGTCACCAGTGGTTGACCATGAATATGTGAACTGGAACGGGGCCCGACTGTGGGCTGTTTAATTTAAAAGGGCTTACCTTGTGGTATATCAAGGTTTCCGCATATGGGTTGGTATAGAAcaagatacctacctattaAGCCATCTCTACATTTTTTTTAGTAGAGATATCATAAACCTGACGGCTCCATGCTGGTATGGAAAAGATGCCAGTGGTTAGTCCATGCGATTGAGTATATATTTGTCCGAGGTATGGGCCTTTGTTGATTTTATGAGAAAATAAGAGGTCATATAATTAGTTTACTCTGTGAACAAACACGTTACGGATAGACTAGATAGATCAGCGGGGCATAGTGTGTTGATGTAAAAGCCTACCCCTTGCCCATTTACCTCTTGCTCGAGATGCCATCATTCACTGACTGCATCGGGATATTTGCTTTGATACACCGCATTCAGTTCTCAGCCACTGGCTACTTCAACCAGATTCGCATCTTGACAAATGCGTCTTCTCTCACGGCGTCTTGCTACCTCGGCTGTGTAGGGGCTATGGAACCGTCTGCGCGAACCTTGACTTGGAAACATTTACAGTAGGATGCGGCACTGGGTATGTCCTGGCTTATAAGTAAAGTTGTCTGCTAAATCAGATGTTATTCAGACGAACCCGTCAGTGCCCACGAATGCTTGGCCACAGCGCTTGTCATAGGCATCCCTACTTCATCTCTTCTGTTCATCAACAGCATATGCCTGCCCaacaagataaaaacaaaattggCGACCCAAGTCTTCACTCAAGGCACAGCTCCGTGGCAGCGGAGTCAATCCACTCGTCCTTATTCTTGCAGTTTAGCATTCAGTACGTGAGCCTGGCTCCCCATCCGGCAGATCCGGAACCATTCTTCTGAGCCTACGTCGTCTAGACCTAGTCCAAAGACCCTGGACATGTTCATCCCATCGACttcgtgcttttttttttgggatcAGCTAGCAGCAGGAATGGATGCATCACCCCCGGGTTTTCCTTGCATATCGGGGAGAGGCTTTGGCGAGGATGGAAGAAGCAAGACTAGCGAAAGGCTCTACTGCCATTGGAACTCGTGGAATATTCTGGACTAGGACGAGACAATCGTTAGCAGTCCAGGTGCACACGTAACAGGGGGCAAAAGTAAGACTATAGCTTCCAGAGCATGTCGGGATGATGGCCTTGTTTGTAAGTTCCATATCTAGAGCTATGCATCCCGTGTAGTAAAGACTGTCACCCCTTCGGACTCCCATAGGAAGTTGATTCCATTCCGGGGTAGGATTCATTGAGGTGCCCCGTCCGGAAAACGTCACACACTGTCGCATGAGACTCAGTCCACGGCCCTACCGCAGGGCACTACACGACTCTCCAATCTACCGTACTCGCAGTGTTTCATTAACAAGATAGCAAGAATCCTCAACAAATCGATGGTCCCGCACATTTCATGGCATCATTTCCCAGTCCCTTGAAGGATATctgcacacacacacacacacacacacgcagACCAGCCTCAGGGGCTGGGGTAGCTCCGGATGGTAGGTCACTTGCTGTGTATAGTTTTCCTATGCCAAATGTCCGTCTGCATTCATTGTTCGCAGCCAGCAAAAGGTGCATGCGGTAAGAAAAGGAAACGGTAGTAGCTCTTGAACAAGAAGAGTAGATTGGTCCTTTGTGATTCTGAGCTGGACTGAGTTGGTCAATATTCCTTCAAGTCGGCCAGGTCAGGGCTACGCTTCCTCACGACGACTAATGGCACTTGATGGTTCCTACATACGCTTGCCTTCGTCAGGAACTGTTTTGGCATAGATGAAGACGGGAGATTGATCAATGCTACTCAGTGAGGGTCTGCAGGGTCTACTGGGTGGATAGTTACCACGCCAGATTGAAATGTCTCTCCTTGCGCCGCAGGCGTTTCGACCCAAGAAGCGGCAAGTTTGAACATCTCCATCGCCTAGTGAGACAAAACATATTGCTCACAAAACCATCTATTGCGTTTCCAACCATCATGATGTATGTAGGTACAAGCGCGGATATCAAGGTCAAGAGAAAGTACCATTCCGAGGATCAGGGATCAAAGACGAAGACGAAGCCGGTGGGTAATGTGCTCCTAGCGTAAGCACAAGGAGCATATGTTTAGAAGGCTAATAATATAAGAGTGGCTAGACCAGACTTTCGGAGATAAACAAACTATCTaagggatttttttttctctttagcTGCCTGCAGGTGGCTTGCGAAATCTGGACCGTGTATCGCATCATCATCCTTCTGTCCAGAGAAAGGTTACTACTGGTACACCAGAGGCTGCAATCAACCTTGACCTAAACAGCTTCTCGGACTAATTCAGTCTGTTGAACTTACCGGTAGTGAAGAGCAGAAACAGTCCAGTATTGATCTTCTTAAGTGAGCTAAACCAAGGCGCCACAGTCAGGCCATACGTCAGTTCAGGAGACTAAATTTTCCGCCTGTCATCCAAAATAACCATATCATAGCCGATTCTACCGGTAGTTCACAAGCAGGCTTGACAGGATCACAGTAACAAGTAGGTGTGACACATTGGATGTGCAAACACACAAAAATTGGCTTAGAGATAGGTCTGTGGGAGAGTTTGGAAGATTGGGGCTGAGTTCGGTACATGCGATTGGCCTCGTGTAGCCGGTAGTGCCATATTTGCGTACCTTGATAAACTATAGGTTTACCTGATGGACCTTTTAGTATTTGCCTCGACCAAATGATCATCTTTGGTGGGTAGATTAAAATACGTAAAATATGTCAATCTTGCAGTTGCTTAAAGTTAGTTGGACAAAAATCCAGGATAGACTCTCGATTGGAGACGGTGTCGTGTCTGCAGGTGCATATTATCATCTGTCCCTATCCGTAAGTGCGAGGTTTAAGAAGGATTGTAGTACAGGGCAGTACTATGGAAAAAAAGTTCCAAGATTTCAATAGTGCTATGCCATGCGGAGCAATTGTTTGCCACCCGCAAACGACGGCGCCGTCATTGCCTCCGCGTACCTACGCACATTAGCAGAACCTGGGGATGTAGCTCCGCATGTGCAAACCAACAAGTTTGCAAGGAAGCGTGTTCAAACATGTTTCTGCATACTGTATGGTATGTAGAGTTGCGCGCTCCTGCGAAGGATAAATGGCAGCGGATAACAAAGTTGACGTTGAAGCGGAAATGTTCATTATGTTACCAGACGACGTCGTAAATCAATTGATAACAACCCCTGTTCATTGCGAATTTTCACGTGAAACATACAAGTTGGCTGATCCTCCTTTCACAGGCCGGCTTGTCTTTGTTACATCAGAAGACTTCCCGAGATTGGCGATCAATGGCCGATAAAACTGATACCAGGTTGGCAGGCCTGACGGAGGATGATGTTGACCTGCATCCGTCCAAGCTGTGCAAGCCGTGGTGCGATAGCATGTGCATTCCCCCCCTTTCGATCGTTTCTTTTCGTAAGGTaaggttctttttttttttttttttttccaccccAGACGTGCGCGGCTGCTTGCCACCGGTACATCCGGACCTCGGCGGTAATGCCTTACGGCAACTAGGTAATTTGTGACTAATGGAAGGAAATTTCGAATTGACCGGATGCGTGAAAATCTCGGGGAAATGCAAACTTGGAAGCTTGGAGGCCTTTCGATTAATTCGCTGACCCCGTAGGAGTTTGCAAGGGCAAGCTTCATGTCGCAAACTATTTTGTTAGCATCCAATAGCCATCGCAAGTCCTTGGCCTAACTAGTGACGGCTGGAACGGCTCAGCTTGGTCTCTACGACAAGAGTTGAAGTAAAATGCCATTGGATTCATCCCAATCGAGTCCCCACAAGCCTTACTGAAGCACCGTGGCGTCTCGCACCACTTTGGTTTCCTTCGTCTGAAAGGTTGTCAACCTCACCTCATAAACTGGCATAGGTTCCGTCTTTGCCTTGACGTACATTTTCACATGTCAGACCTGAGCTTCCCTTTGGTACAAGGGGTTTCTTATCAAAGCCTGATGTGGGTAGGAAACATTAAATTCGAAGCCCGCTGCCCAAGTCCCAACCTTCTTATTGGCTGGGTGCGGGCGTGCCTTGCAGGGATTGTAGCTGCCACCAGAAGCTACTACCGTGGCCTACCTTCCAAACGACGTGGCACGAGTTCGTGTCTGAGAACCCCACTAACCATCCGTTGTTCTGTGCCCCTCTGACGCATACCTTTTTTCCATTTTATAACCCGCCAGACAAACTCGTCCCGTTTGTTCACATAGAAAAGAATAGATTCAATTGCACATCGGGCTCCATTCAAGGGTATCACCGAGTGGTAATTGATCTTTTATTCCTCGAATTGATTCGCGAGGCGACGGTTGACCAAATCGCCTGTCAATCAGGTCAAAGTTAAATGGCTTCATGCATGGCAaattctaggtctagaaaTCGATCGTCCGTCTTGTCCATCCTCCTGTGGGACGGACTCTATCTCACACCCCTGACAGCCCAAGTGGACTTTTTTCCTGAACGCCACTTAATGGAGCATTATCAAGTCGACAGCTTGGCAGTTGGCAGGTAGTACAACATGATGGAAGACCAAGCTCGGTCTGGAAAGTATCGTGATCCTGGCACCACCGACTGCCCGAGGTCCGCAAGGGCTGCCTACCTGTCTGCCTGCTGGTCTTCTGTCATCACCTGCAAGACTGATGATGCCCAGAATTTGGCGAACAAAGCGAGCTCCTGCTGTTGGCAGACCACGCCGTTTATGCCGAGTCGCAACGTGCAATGCAGGCGCATGTCTCGACGAGCTGTCGTCCAATAACACCCTTGCATTATTTAGGTAGTACCTACCTTCCCTGTCAATcggggcagaaaaaaaaagcgattAAATGTTGTGTGGGGCTTCCCGTCCCAGCGAGGCAAAGCACATGTCAAAAagacgaacaaaaaaagcggTTGCCGTTGATGCAACGATCGATCACCTACCTTCTGTCCAGGTCGGCAGGTACCAACCACGTAGGCGGGCAGGCATGGAAAGCAAAGACCAATGCGACGTCTCCGCTGGCGAGAATTGATTTTTAGTCTCATTGTTTCCATTTAAATTTGAGACTGTTATTTAATCTAGCGGTTTCTATTCTTCTTCCTCTGACCTATTCCCCTATTTCCAAAACTATTTCGCGGGAGAAGCAAAGCAACCAAAGTGGACTGAGAGCACGCATTAATAGCTCGCTGGTATCACCACACGCTATAGCAAAGTTGTACATACACCACGACGCCTCTGCTTTGTTGCCAACTGTCGTGCTCTTAATCAATCAACTCGCATCGAATCTCCACGGGGCTTGCTACTGGCTTATCAAAACGGGCAGCAGCACACCATCAATCACATCAACAACGGCCTGACAACTTTCGTACGGATAGCTCCCCgacccacacacacacacacacataccAAAACGCACAAGTACAAGAGGCACCCTGATAAGAGTGCCGCCACGAACTTGCTTCTGCAACTATCCATCACCAATCATTGATAGCAGCCGTGCGACACTTGATTGCTTCTGCTACTTTGTACTGCCAGGGTCGCACCAACCAGGATCCTTGCGTCTTCTTCTGTCCACGGACAACGTCGTACGTATCAAAAAGTCCGACCCCTCACATCATCAGCTGAAGCTAGTCTGGAGATCAAAGCTTACCAGATTGCGTTTATTTTCACCAAGCCAGTAGCTCCGCGCTTGAGTTCGGTCACAAACAACCCCCAATACCGTGAATTACCTTGACATACCCGGCTCTTTTGATCTTTTTCATCTCTTCTATCCTGCTTAAACATCTTGGTTCTCCATCCTTCAACTCCTCCTCTCTTCATCAATCATCAAAAACTCCATAGGCACAATGGCTTCACCTCAGGTTAATGGCGAGGTCCCCCACTCGGCCTTCTTTGATGTAGGTTTTTCCTTACTCTGCATTTTGCGCTCAGTGATGGACGTTCAGTGTCTGCACCCATCAACAGACTTGCTAAGTTTGTGATCAATATAGCATCTTGCCCAGTACCCCGTAGTCAACGATGGTATCGAGGTATTCAAGAAGAACCCTTACGGCCAGCGTAGCATAAATGTTACCGACATGGTGTACACGCGGGTTGCCAAGCCGGTGATCCCCTACCTGTCGAGACCTTACCAGTATGTCAGCCCATACGTCAAGAGGGTTGACGACATTGGCGACAAGACGCTCTCCCGAGTCGACAAGACGTTTCCCGCCGTCAAGAAGCCGACAGCAGACCTCTATGCCGATGTGTCGAGCCTTGTGACTTTGCCTCTGCGCAAGACAATTGAGGGCAAGGACCACGTCGTCACCACGTACAGCCAGGAGTATAAGAGCTTCGTGAACAACTCTGGCAATGAGGGTGGCCTCGTTATCTACGGAAAGGCACTTTTCGGCACGGCTCTGGTCCTCACAGCTGAGTCAATCAGCTGGGTCAAGCTTTATCTCCACAAGGCAAAGGAGGATGCCAAGGCcgccagcaacaacaacaacaacagcaattAAGCTTACCCATGTTGACTCGTGGGCTAGCTGCCCATAAAGCCCAGTAGTAGCCGGACCATCGACTGTTGCGGCTACActgaggaaaaaaaatctgGTACAGCCGATCTTCGCCGATCGGATCGAGGACAGTGGTCGTGTCATCGAATCAGTATACCATAGAGACCGATCCGATTAAAATCACCAACCTTTTTTTCATCTGCACTTCCCGCGAGCCGTTGGTAGGCCGGTTCTAAATCGTGTCTTGGAACGACGGGCGCTTAAGTGTGCGACACACTTGTGGGCGACTGGGCGCGGGACTCTTGGAACAATGGCGTCTTGTCGTTGTTATACCCCTTGGCTTGGTTTGCCTTGGCAGCAATTCAAACTGCTGGCGGTCCAGTGATGATTATACCTGTTTACAGTACATCGCCAAGGAACTACATCCGCATGGAAATCAAGATTGGAGAGGGGATTCATACCCATGTATGCTTGTTAAAAAGACGGTCGATTGTTTTGTTTCAACACCATTTCTTTGCAGTGTTATAGCTTCGATTATTTAAGATTCTTTGTGGAATTTCAGTGGTGTTCTTTGCGATGAATTGATACGTATGCAAAGGAGCTAAGAGAGTCGTCGTCTGCCTTTTGTTAATAAACTGTGCCAGTAATTACCGACCACTTTGGGGTGATTGTGCCTGATCATGTACTCGTTGTTGTCATCATTCTATGGCGATGTAGTTTGCTACAGTTAGCCGTCAAGCCGCATTCTAGTTCTACTCTATTGATTAATCATGCTGCTCTGCGCTCATGTCAGAAGGGTCCCTTACCCGTTCGGTTGTGATGGCAAATAACTGACAAAGC
The Pyricularia oryzae 70-15 chromosome 1, whole genome shotgun sequence DNA segment above includes these coding regions:
- a CDS encoding CAP20: MASPQVNGEVPHSAFFDHLAQYPVVNDGIEVFKKNPYGQRSINVTDMVYTRVAKPVIPYLSRPYQYVSPYVKRVDDIGDKTLSRVDKTFPAVKKPTADLYADVSSLVTLPLRKTIEGKDHVVTTYSQEYKSFVNNSGNEGGLVIYGKALFGTALVLTAESISWVKLYLHKAKEDAKAASNNNNNSN